From Chryseobacterium joostei, the proteins below share one genomic window:
- a CDS encoding DUF6705 family protein: MNKLLLIFTFFYTIACNAQEYPLKTDHTEVPNYSYLKDTKNELDSFVGTWKANYNNNTITLYITKEIHKPFGGNKYYKDVLSIKYIVKNSAGNILQNTQNMTIQSNQLRHTIFSQWAEDNGNLMLFYYGGTNCSVGWGKIFLKKINPTQISWEYRPNDIILDDSKCPPGTDINIYLPETKDLIFTKQ; the protein is encoded by the coding sequence ATGAATAAATTACTATTAATATTTACATTTTTTTATACGATAGCTTGTAATGCACAAGAATATCCATTAAAAACTGATCACACAGAAGTACCAAATTACTCATACTTAAAAGACACTAAAAATGAATTAGATTCTTTTGTAGGTACATGGAAAGCAAATTATAACAATAATACAATTACGTTGTATATAACAAAAGAAATCCATAAACCTTTTGGTGGAAACAAATACTATAAAGATGTTTTATCCATTAAATATATTGTTAAGAATTCAGCGGGAAATATTCTGCAAAATACTCAAAATATGACTATACAATCAAATCAGTTAAGGCATACTATTTTTAGTCAATGGGCAGAAGATAACGGAAATTTAATGTTATTTTATTATGGTGGAACTAATTGTAGTGTTGGCTGGGGCAAAATCTTTTTAAAGAAAATAAATCCTACCCAAATCTCATGGGAATATAGACCTAATGATATCATTCTTGATGATAGCAAGTGCCCTCCAGGAACTGATATTAATATTTATCTACCTGAAACAAAGGACCTAATCTTCACAAAGCAATAA
- a CDS encoding HdeD family acid-resistance protein produces the protein MANLFQTLTNTVKHWYIPLIFGILFLICGFYVFSVPLATYVTLSIFFSVSFLFSGITEIFFSLQNSKSLQGWGWFLVSGLLTTAIGAYLIAYPQISMTVLPFVVGFTLLFRSFQLLGFAFDLRSMKIMSWGNVALASVGGIIFSLLLIFNPVFTGISLVTLTGVSFIFMGIASIMLALDLRKVKKIPGKVSQELRDRIKSIQEEIDELKK, from the coding sequence ATGGCCAATTTATTTCAAACACTTACCAACACAGTAAAGCATTGGTATATTCCATTGATCTTCGGAATTCTTTTCCTGATCTGCGGTTTCTATGTATTTAGTGTACCCCTTGCAACCTATGTCACGCTTTCCATTTTTTTTAGCGTTTCATTCCTGTTTTCTGGGATCACGGAAATATTCTTTTCCCTGCAGAATAGTAAATCCCTGCAAGGCTGGGGGTGGTTTCTCGTAAGTGGATTACTAACTACAGCAATAGGAGCCTATCTTATAGCTTATCCACAAATTTCAATGACCGTACTTCCATTTGTTGTTGGATTCACGTTACTGTTTCGTTCCTTTCAGTTATTAGGTTTTGCTTTTGATCTGAGAAGCATGAAAATAATGAGCTGGGGAAATGTAGCTCTTGCCAGTGTAGGAGGAATTATCTTTTCTCTATTGTTGATATTTAATCCTGTGTTTACAGGAATTTCCTTAGTTACACTTACAGGTGTTTCCTTTATCTTTATGGGAATAGCTTCCATTATGCTGGCCTTGGATTTAAGAAAGGTGAAAAAGATTCCTGGGAAAGTAAGCCAGGAGCTTAGAGATAGAATTAAGTCTATACAGGAAGAAATTGACGAATTGAAAAAGTAG